Proteins from a genomic interval of Salvelinus sp. IW2-2015 linkage group LG14, ASM291031v2, whole genome shotgun sequence:
- the tdrd6a gene encoding tudor domain-containing 6 isoform X1, protein MCSIPGLPTPGSNVSVLITRVNCNPQCDIVELWGNFDQERKIAYQRLRKDIQFPRETFRELEGNPGDVCLVQIYETWYRVRIVSRNGSSYNVFLIDEGRMLGVTTSMLAWGQKEFFHLPPEVEFCVLSNVLPLSPENRWSPVALEFLKSLCGKTVDACVQDILVPHRTFLLDVPCVSRQMHEMGFAKKLSTDKFKLYISKSLQSGASNSTEYPQKSSTRNDPLETREQIEKQQNYMYPELQTETVETVIVTEVTNPLRVFCQLKVFSQELKKLTEQITQHYEGRVEMGITRPETLGSPCASRASDGRWYRSMLQQVFPANNVVEVLHVDYGKKQFVQAENIRPLATEFFRMPVVTYVCSLHGVIDKGVGWTAAQIEYLKSLLLNRTVIAKFEYQSLSEGVHYITLYGNENANINKLFGTKERCLLDSEKSHEKLHGDYAVRNNCASPPHPDGITFQQTAPPSSGDPKEMKAKYPAEDLPLNSSHVAVVQHVENPSEFWIHTQMYADAFNQMMSDLADLYSNPVSAGVVKCPKVGLYCAARSQDNSFYRATVSEVTGNKARVFFFDYGNTEMIDWFNLGVLPDKFKELPALALKCRLAGIRPKEEKWSRNATDFFTKSIADKILDVHVTAKSHGAHIVQLMDSSAHGERDVSKLLCSAGFAEKGDTSKTPHKASSRPIIAPTTQNPRAIPYDVFKASVGPQGLSTSDSTVKESRTAFKEYLFPIGSSVEVTVSYVESPNDFWCHLAQNSNHLKWLMQDIQQHYADTEFEQPVESACVARHPDNGMWYRALVIQKHATLHVDVLFIDYGQTKTVSLQDLRRIDPNFVQLKGQAFRCSLYNLILPTSHTTEWPEDAIRQFQDFVDTAASDHRVLKCTIYAVMYNAQKVVFNVVDLETPFQSVCNLMVQKGLANRAPAKKVPSSPFRLDTYYYSTHNIKTGSEEEVSVTSVKNVNHFYCQLKRNADTVEGLAETINTLCRQLEITNCPQTFGTVCFAKYTDGEWYRGQIKSRNPTILVHFVDYGDTLEVNKSDLLPIPIEASEIMSVPVQAVQCGLSDIPGEVTNEVNGWFETSMTDRNFRALVVAKEPGGKLLVELYDRKMQVNAKIKEKFNLDMHREEQVVHRSRRPHDGTSSHTSALEAKPWSTTKEALQKTDEDTQKFEKLPRAPYRTYQKRVPLRRPNERVCSESRKQPEKTIPQAETKGPQAPKPSLSEPQKEIVVPKAKVKDLPKLSDLPSKSINPGMVADVFVSHCNSPQSFFVQLIKEEDDIYSIVEKLNDEQSTAETIHTKDLSQGDLVNAEFPDDSSWYRAVVSEILGNETALVEFIDFGNTATVSASKICQLDKHFLEIPRFSIHCFLSGVTAVGNQAELNPEVVSNFKEKVGLNGNKRLGCMFMKQSGSFWEVGLVHGSKAITCNISPSSPTASSDVIPETSEGSNQEAEEPQKSPSARSVPPEMSTLVDVKTARYSKPDISEGQTVEVYASIINGPQSFWCQSAESDKLDKITEVVADAGNAVASTLIDSETLCTGSPCIALFVDDEQWYRAEVLRKDGDALSILFVDYGNESTVNLNDVRPMPTVLIDTPPQAFQCQLEGFDYSQGSWHDTAADQLSELIKDKLLHLTVLRVSSQKRGGITCFLKVKCEEEMINDTMKLYWKSSVDKETSEDEDKSDPTGVAMSGDMPSLVGEFKLVEEEAAVPNSSPEEPYENIREHDTDYALAHSETHELVDEDKCTDISDEQQDNSVLTQATDEGHAEDVDLISFQVDADCFDHLGNTELIEDDKEEEKQSYTNEIQESMTAIQGLSATTPNEGKETKSIPIIIICEEPGDAGLECASESGDSCEAQVATSQGNKDILVSRTKKDTLEVDKDESGSVSVLEKAFSLDDSESRLYCDEHFDQTSLSNIDQGQDDIYEEVFKLCAEPVIESAKSEHAVTEESETKDEELDTLALELETKKEESGIRDEDVNVSAVVPESEFGKLQRVEPTVPVGSSSCVVWSSAKKSWCKAKILKLFEDSIKVLLLDDDTEMIVDPHNIFEPLSSETEESDDFDTASSNAGSERDHEDTDDSDNTVAGDDLSKAASEVQDDSTLADVCAPLEESSDVLSEQLVDIEPATDVDVVSSVPTQDNKDDDLLEEDSCLGEVTSCLIGDCLVASTDDGAEIKKATYADGISSATPQERDELLGESKSSPDEDCLVSTEQRTDAQEATVVEVTSSAPTQVKDDLLGHEEVCSDCAEQFAEIEEATDVEVVSSAATQDKNDVQHEQDMSFPGEDSAEVVMSQVTHLSLRVEENSDDDVIFVSEIRTTQEQSQSSD, encoded by the exons ATGTGTTCAATACCTGGGCTCCCAACACCAGGTTCAAACGTTTCAGTTCTCATAACAAGGGTGAACTGCAATCCCCAATGTGATATTGTGGAGCTATGGGGCAATTTTGATCAAGAGAGAAAAATTGCCTATCAACGCCTGCGAAAAGACATTCAGTTTCCCAGAGAAACCTTTCGTGAGTTGGAGGGAAATCCTGGAGATGTGTGCTTGGTTCAGATATATGAAACTTGGTATAGGGTACGCATAGTCTCAAGAAATGGCTCAAGTTACAATGTGTTCCTTATTGACGAAGGGAGAATGCTTGGTGTCACCACTAGCATGTTGGCTTGGGGTCAGAAAGAGTTTTTCCACCTACCCCCTGAGGTAGAATTCTGTGTTCTTTCCAATGTGTTGCCCCTGTCACCTGAGAACAGGTGGTCTCCAGTGGCCTTAGAATTTCTGAAATCCCTCTGCGGAAAGACGGTTGATGCATGTGTCCAGGACATCTTGGTGCCCCATAGAACCTTCCTCCTGGATGTTCCCTGCGTATCTAGACAGATGCACGAAATGGGGTTTGCTAAGAAGCTGAGCACCGATAAGTTCAAGCTCTACATTTCAAAGTCATTGCAGAGTGGGGCTTCAAACTCTACAGAATATCCACAGAAGTCCTCCACGAGAAATGACCCACTAGAGACCCGTGAGCAAATTGAGAAGCAGCAGAACTACATGTATCCAGAGCTGCAAACGGAAACCGTAGAGACGGTCATTGTCACGGAGGTAACCAACCCACTGCGCGTCTTCTGTCAGTTGAAGGTGTTTTCTCAAGAGTTGAAGAAACTAACGGAGCAGATTACACAACACTATGAAGGCCGAGTGGAAATGGGCATCACCAGACCCGAAACGTTGGGTTCCCCATGTGCCTCAAGAGCAAGTGACGGAAGGTGGTATCGGTCTATGTTACAACAGGTCTTTCCAGCAAATAATGTGGTTGAAGTGCTCCATGTCGACTATGGGAAGAAACAGTTTGTCCAAGCGGAGAACATCAGACCACTGGCCACAGAGTTCTTCAGAATGCCTGTTGTCACATATGTCTGCTCCCTCCACGGCGTCATCGACAAAGGCGTTGGATGGACGGCTGCCCAGATTGAATATCTGAAATCCCTACTTCTGAACAGGACTGTGATCGCCAAGTTCGAGTACCAGAGTCTGTCAGAGGGAGTCCACTACATAACACTCTATGGGAATGAAAACGCAAACATCAACAAACTGTTTGGCACAAAGGAGAGATGTTTGCTGGACTCTGAGAAGTCGCATGAGAAGTTACATGGAGATTATGCTGTTCGCAACAACTGTGCAAGTCCTCCACATCCAGATGGAATCACATTTCAGCAAACTGCACCACCAAGCTCTGGTGATCCCAAGGAAATGAAGGCTAAATATCCTGCCGAAGATCTCCCTCTGAATTCTTCACACGTGGCAGTTGTACAACATGTGGAGAACCCTTCAGAATTCTGGATTCACACACAGATGTATGCAGATGCATTTAATCAAATGATGAGTGATCTTGCTGATTTGTACAGCAACCCAGTCAGTGCGGGAGTTGTCAAATGTCCAAAGGTTGGCCTTTATTGTGCTGCAAGATCACAAGACAACTCTTTTTACAGGGCGACTGTGTCTGAAGTCACTGGGAACAAGGCCAGGGTCTTCTTTTTTGACTATGGAAACACAGAGATGATTGACTGGTTCAATCTGGGAGTCCTTCCTGACAAGTTTAAAGAGTTGCCAGCACTTGCACTGAAGTGTAGGCTGGCCGGTATTAGACCAAAAGAGGAGAAATGGAGCCGAAATGCTACGGACTTCTTCACAAAATCAATCGCAGACAAGATCCTGGATGTACACGTAACTGCAAAGTCTCATGGTGCTCACATTGTTCAACTGATGGACTCATCTGCACATGGAGAGCGAGATGTCAGTAAGCTGCTTTGCAGTGCTGGCTTTGCAGAGAAGGGCGACACAAGTAAGACCCCTCACAAGGCCTCTTCAAGGCCTATCATTGCCCCCACAACACAGAACCCACGTGCCATTCCTTATGATGTGTTCAAGGCAAGTGTTGGCCCTCAAGGATTGTCCACCAGCGATTCCACTGTCAAAGAGTCCAGAACTGCCTTCAAGGAATACCTGTTTCCAATAGGAAGTTCAGTTGAAGTTACGGTGTCTTACGTTGAGAGTCCAAATGACTTTTGGTGCCACCTAGCACAAAATTCTAATCATCTAAAATGGCTCATGCAAGACATACAGCAGCACTATGCTGACACCGAGTTTGAGCAACCTGTGGAATCTGCCTGTGTTGCCCGCCACCCAGACAACGGAATGTGGTACAGAGCCCTGGTCATTCAGAAGCATGCAACACTGCACGTTGATGTGCTGTTCATAGACTATGGTCAGACAAAGACAGTCTCCCTGCAAGACTTGCGCCGCATAGATCCCAACTTCGTACAACTTAAAGGTCAAGCTTTTCGTTGCAGCTTGTACAACCTTATCCTCCCTACTTCTCACACCACTGAATGGCCTGAAGATGCCATTAGACAGTTCCAGGACTTTGTGGACACCGCAGCATCCGACCACAGGGTCTTGAAGTGCACCATATATGCTGTCATGTACAATGCCCAGAAAGTGGTATTCAATGTGGTGGATCTGGAAACACCCTTTCAGAGTGTCTGCAACTTGATGGTTCAGAAAGGACTGGCAAACCGTGCACCTGCCAAAAAAGTCCCTTCCTCCCCTTTCCGGTTGGACACCTACTACTACTCCACTCACAACATCAAAACGGGGAGTGAAGAAGAGGTCAGTGTAACAAGTGTGAAAAATGTCAATCACTTCTACTGCCAGCTGAAAAGGAATGCAGATACAGTTGAAGGACTTGCAGAGACCATCAACACGCTTTGTCGCCAGTTGGAGATCACCAACTGTCCCCAAACTTTTGGAACTGTGTGCTTTGCAAAATACACAGACGGAGAGTGGTACAGAGGGCAGATCAAGTCTAGAAATCCAACAATCCTGGTGCACTTTGTGGATTATGGCGACACATTGGAAGTAAACAAATCAGATCTGCTTCCCATTCCCATTGAGGCCAGTGAGATCATGTCTGTGCCTGTACAAGCTGTCCAGTGTGGGCTTTCTGATATCCCCGGAGAGGTTACAAATGAGGTGAACGGCTGGTTTGAGACCAGTATGACTGACCGGAACTTCAGGGCTCTTGTGGTGGCAAAAGAACCTGGGGGCAAGTTGCTGGTGGAGCTCTATGACAGGAAAATGCAAGTGAATGCAAAGATAAAGGAGAAGTTCAACCTTGACATGCACAGAGAAGAGCAAGTGGTACACCGGAGCAGGAGACCACATGATGGAACCAGCAGCCACACATCAGCTCTTGAAGCCAAACCTTGGTCTACAACTAAAGAGGCGCTACAAAAAACAGACGAGGACACCCAAAAGTTTGAGAAACTCCCTCGAGCACCCTACAGGACATATCAAAAACGGGTACCTTTGAGGAGACCTAATGAGCGAGTTTGTTCAGAGTCCAGGAAACAACCAGAAAAAACAATTCCTCAGGCGGAAACGAAAGGCCCACAAGCGCCAAAGCCATCCCTCAGTGAACCACAAAAGGAGATTGTGGTTCCCAAAGCAAAGGTGAAAGATCTTCCAAAACTCTCAGACCTGCCCTCAAAATCCATAAATCCAGGCATGGTAGCCGATGTCTTTGTCTCACATTGCAATAGTCCACAGAGTTTCTTTGTACAGTTGATCAAGGAGGAAGATGACATTTATTCCATTGTGGAAAAACTCAATGATGAACAGTCAACTGCTGAAACCATTCACACTAAGGACTTGAGTCAAGGAGACTTGGTCAATGCAGAGTTTCCAGATGATTCGTCATGGTACCGTGCAGTTGTAAGTGAAATACTGGGAAACGAAACAGCTCTTGTTGAGTTCATAGACTTTGGAAATACAGCAACGGTTTCAGCCTCCAAGATATGTCAACTCGACAAACACTTTCTTGAAATTCCCAGGTTCAGTATTCACTGCTTCCTAAGTGGAGTGACAGCTGTCGGAAACCAAGCAGAACTGAATCCGGAAGTTGTGTCTAACTTCAAAGAGAAAGTTGGTTTAAACGGTAACAAACGGTTAGGGTGCATGTTCATGAAACAGTCTGGATCTTTTTGGGAGGTTGGCCTAGTGCACGGCAGCAAAGCAATCACATGCAATATATCTCCCAGCAGCCCAACAGCCTCGTCTGATGTGATACCTGAGACATCAGAAGGCTCCAACCAAGAGGCAGAAGAGCCCCAAAAAAGCCCTTCTGCTAGAAGTGTGCCACCAGAGATGAGCACTTTGGTCGACGTTAAGACTGCTCGTTATAGTAAGCCTGACATTTCAGAGGGACAGACCGTAGAAGTCTATGCCTCTATTATAAATGGACCTCAGTCCTTTTGGTGTCAATCTGCTGAATCGGACAAACTTGATAAGATCACTGAAGTTGTTGCAGACGCTGGGAATGCTGTGGCATCTACGTTAATTGACAGTGAAACCCTGTGCACTGGAAGCCCTTGCATTGCTCTATTTGTGGACGATGAACAGTGGTACCGTGCAGAAGTCCTGAGGAAAGATGGAGATGCCTTATCCATTCTTTTTGTGGACTATGGAAATGAGTCTACAGTCAATCTGAACGATGTGAGGCCAATGCCAACTGTGCTCATTGACACTCCCCCACAGGCGTTCCAGTGTCAGCTTGAAGGGTTTGATTATTCACAAGGATCCTGGCATGACACTGCTGCTGACCAGTTATCAGAACTCATAAAAGACAAGCTTCTACACCTGACAGTTCTGAGAGTATCCAGTCAAAAGCGGGGTGGGATCACATGTTTCCTCAAGGTGAAATGCGAGGAAGAAATGATAAATGACACTATGAAGCTGTACTGGAAGAGCTCTGTTGACAAAGAAACGTCTGAAGACGAAGACAAGTCCGATCCTACAGGAGTTGCAATGTCAGGTGACATGCCTTCATTAGTAGGTGAATTTAAGTTGGTTGAGGAAGAGGCAGCAGTGCCCAACTCAAGTCCCGAAGAGCCATATGAAAACATCAGAGAGCACGACACAGACTATGCTTTGGCCCATAGTGAAACTCATGAGTTAGTGGATGAGGACAAATGCACAGACATTTCTGATGAGCAACAGGACAACTCAGTACTCACCCAAGCAACAGATGAAGGTCATGCAGAGGATGTGGATCTGATAAGTTTCCAGGTAGATGCAGACTGTTTTGATCACCTTGGCAACACAGAGTTAATTGAAGATGACAAAGAGGAAGAAAAGCAGTCTTACACAAATGAGATCCAAGAATCCATGACCGCCATACAGGGTCTGAGTGCAACGACACCCAACGAAGGGAAAGAGACTAAGTCCattcccatcatcatcatctgtgaGGAACCCGGTGACGCAGGACTCGAATGTGCCTCAGAGAGTGGAGATTCATGTGAGGCTCAAGTGGCAACTTCCCAAGGGAACAAAGACATCTTGGTTTCAAGGACTAAAAAGGACACATTGGAAGTAGACAAAGACGAAAGTGGGAGTGTATCAGTACTGGAAAAAGCCTTCAGTCTGGATGACTCAGAGTCACGTCTGTACTGTGACGAACACTTTGACCAGACTTCTCTTTCAAACATCGACCAAGGTCAAGACGACATCTATGAGGAAGTTTTCAAACTGTGTGCTGAGCCTGTCATCGAGAGTGCAAAGTCAGAACATGCTGTCACAGAGGAGTCAGAAACCAAAGATGAGGAACTGGATACCTTGGCTTTGGAGTTGGAGACCAAAAAAGAGGAGTCTGGAATCAGAGATGAGGATGTCAACGTCTCTGCTGTTGTACCTGAATCTG AGTTTGGTAAACTTCAGAGAGTTGAGCCGACTGTTCCAGTTGGGTCATCATCCTGTGTCGTTTGGTCCTCTGCTAAGAAGAGTTGGTGTAAAGCAAAGATTTTGAAGCTCTTTGAGGACTCCATAAAG GTTCTGCTGCTGGATGACGACACTGAAATGATAGTAGACCCACACAATATATTTGAGCCGTTGTCTTCAGAAACAGAAGAG AGTGATGACTTCGATACAGCGTCGTCGAATGCTGGGTCAGAACGTG ATCATGAAGACACAGATGACAGTGACAACACCGTTGCAGGAGATGACCTGAGCAAGGCTGCCTCAGAG GTCCAGGATGACTCTACTCTAGCTGATGTGTGTGCACCATTAGAGGAATCTAGTG ACGTGCTTTCAGAACAGCTAGTTGATATTGAACCAGCAACTGATGTAGACGTTGTATCCAGTGTTCCCACACAGGATAATAAG GATGATGACTTGCTTGAGGAAGACTCATGTCTTGGAGAAGTGACTTCATGTCTCATTGGAGACTGTTTAG TTGCATCCACAGATGATGGTGCTGAGATTAAGAAAGCAACCTATGCAGATGGTATATCAAGTGCTACCCCGCAGGAAAGG GATGAACTTCTAGGGGAATCAAAGTCTAGTCCTGATGAAGACTGTTTAG TGTCCACAGAACAAAGAACTGATGCTCAAGAGGCAACTGTTGTGGAGGTTACATCCAGTGCTCCCACACAGGTCAAG GATGATCTTCTCGGTCATGAAGAAGTCTGTTCAG ATTGTGCAGAACAGTTtgctgagattgaagaggcgacCGATGTGGAGGTAGTATCCAGTGCTGCTACACAGGACAAG aatgatgtgcaGCATGAGCAAGATATGTCTTTTCCTGGCGAAGACTCTGCAG AAGTTGTGATGTCACAGGTGACTCATCTCAGCCTGAGAGTGGAGGAGAACTCCGATGATGACGTCATCTTTGTGTCAGAGATTCGGACCACCCAGGAACAAAGCCAGTCCAGTGACTAG